Proteins from one Brassica napus cultivar Da-Ae unplaced genomic scaffold, Da-Ae ScsIHWf_2909;HRSCAF=3694, whole genome shotgun sequence genomic window:
- the LOC125602578 gene encoding uncharacterized protein LOC125602578 isoform X2, with translation MAKDNWPPEETRFFFQLYAEERKKGNRTSTSMNKIGKQNIIEAFEAKFKKGYDTWPPFKNKYDTSRKRYTKFKKLLQNRTGPGFDDMGRIDMSDDWWNEREKECPGIRKSICKEIANMDLFEEEFRGVVVTGAEGWSAQHGEASLNSRVGGDDGDEADSQPGEETQAFGTETQPQAQTETQRQTQPAAQTHSGSSRAKRKRKEKDLVVEACDKRTAALEVKNRIAERMLERQEASSVENVLEILYALPGVREWSPLYEAAMEHLIDNEGSRRAFITMKTDEAKIKFLELRTKIKRDD, from the exons ATGGCAAAAGAT aaTTGGCCTCCTGAGGAAACCCGGTTTTTTTTCCAACTTTACGCTGAAGAGAGAAAAAAGGGAAATAGAACGAGTACATCTATGAATAAAATAGGGAAACAGAACATCATAGAGGCTTTTGAAGCGAAGTTTAAGAAAGGATATGACACTTGGCCGCCTTTCAAGAACAAATACGACACCAGTAGGAAGAGATACACTAAGTTTAAGAAGTTGCTTCAGAATAGGACAGGGCCTGGGTTTGATGACATGGGAAGGATTGATATGTCAGATGATTGGTGGAATGAACGTGAAAAG GAGTGTCCTGGGATTAGAAAATCCATATGCAAAGAGATTGCTAATATGGATTTGTTTGAAGAAGAATTTCGTGGTGTAGTTGTAACTGGAGCTGAAGGATGGAGCGCTCAACATGGAGAAGCAAGTTTGAATTCTAGAGTGGGTGGAGATGATGGTGATGAAGCTGATTCTCAGCCAGGAGAAGAGACTCAAGCATTTGGGACAGAAACTCAGCCACAAGCTCAGACAGAAACACAACGCCAAACTCAGCCAGCGGCTCAGACTCATTCCGGAAGTTCAAGAGCCAAAAGAAAGCGTAAAGAGAAAGATCTGGTTGTAGAAGCTTGTGACAAACGGACTGCAGCTCTGGAGGTGAAGAATAGGATAGCGGAACGGATGTTGGAGCGTCAAGAAGCCTCTAGTGTTGAGAATGTGTTAGAGATACTGTACGCATTGCCTGGAGTGAGAGAGTGGTCTCCATTATATGAAGCAGCAATGGAACATCTTATAGATAATGAAGGGAGTCGAAGGGCCTTTATAACAATGAAGACGGATGAAGCGAAGATTAAGTTTCTAGAGCTTAGGACTAAGATCAAACGTGATGATTGA